In Podospora pseudoanserina strain CBS 124.78 chromosome 5, whole genome shotgun sequence, a single window of DNA contains:
- a CDS encoding hypothetical protein (EggNog:ENOG503P3GX), protein MNSIPIDIRDADAIIRVCSYYRRDFDLVVVRSRPHDMQLVQTSLQAAFGTLPTAKLGIFNYLPMELMFLVLRNLDIRSFFYFRQINRQARVLLTGLYEYQLVSKYGLEGLRGLLRAGLAHCFTIIDLYRPLVTDKCLTCGGFGGFLFLFTAKRCCFDCLQSSAHYRVLPPSTFAKLIHISPSRLLHLSGPTLQTVPGTYNIMDIPARRPKYLILKENATQMLLAAKAISQDATRNLRIRREQPEQRLMAATAYPCYSLENAKLERGVSCKGCQVRLELLRGDSHRLARDRTFSIQGFLSHFTVCVEAQHIWAESEDGTRPVNEPELTRRCGYFTRLGSDGLPR, encoded by the coding sequence ATGAATAGCATACCAATAGATATCCGAGATGCTGACGCGATAATCCGAGTATGTTCGTATTACCGACGCGACTTTGACCTCGTTGTCGTCCGTTCGCGCCCACACGACATGCAGTTGGTCCAGACATCTCTTCAGGCCGCCTTCGGGACATTGCCGACCGCTAAACTCGGGATCTTTAATTATCTCCCTATGGAACTTATGTTTCTGGTACTCCGTAACCTCGACATTCGTTCTTTCTTCTACTTCCGTCAAATTAACCGGCAAGCTCGCGTCCTATTAACCGGACTCTACGAATATCAACTGGTCTCTAAGTATGGCCTGGAGGGCCTGCGAGGTCTATTGCGCGCCGGGCTTGCTCACTGCTTTACCATTATCGACCTTTACCGGCCTCTCGTAACGGATAAATGCTTAAcctgtggtggttttggaggttTCTTATTCCTCTTTACTGCTAAGAGATGTTGCTTCGACTGCCTCCAGTCTTCAGCCCACTATCGTGTCCTCCCTCCATCTACTTTCGCCAAACTTATACATATATCTCCAAGTCGGCTCCTGCACCTATCGGGGCCAACTTTGCAGACCGTGCCTGGCACCTATAATATAATGGATATACCGGCTAGACGACCGAAGTATTTAATACTTAAAGAGAACGCCACACAAATGCTTCTTGCCGCTAAAGCCATTAGCCAAGACGCAACTCGAAATCTGAGAATCCGCAGAGAGCAGCCAGAACAACGCCTTATGGCAGCGACGGCATATCCGTGCTACAGTTTGGAGAATGCCAAACTCGAGCGTGGTGTCAGTTGCAAGGGCTGCCAAGTTCGTTTGGAACTCCTCCGCGGTGATTCGCATCGGCTTGCCCGAGACCGGACTTTTTCGATACAAGGCTTCTTGTCTCACTTTACAGTATGTGTCGAAGCACAGCATATCTGGGCGGAGAGCGAAGATGGAACGCGGCCTGTCAATGAGCCAGAGCTCACTCGCCGCTGTGGTTATTTCACGCGGCTTGGCTCTGACGGGCTCCCTAGATGA
- a CDS encoding hypothetical protein (EggNog:ENOG503PEYB): MPPKTTLTMASITASLTPQDLANASEISSLLLKIYQTLIHMQYLPVKSLHPGPHDLTHLLPLFEKLQLTPQIIYLYTVLPYVSSKGHDFYHGGYFADFRSKRDVKDARNTFYAEDRREQMRPWMTPLSLCCNHSAVLFYDSRRHRIGIFSQCDDWSKDKALRARHGDSKLGLTPVEDLEVDSNSEPCNEDGGSERDSDDETRSRKKMKKHYHPRLGCGSQGRNVWDDMPSRPAGDVLRDILTEYETLEEVPWVYEHGSSRDWPTGVKQLFFKYGWPGKEFANNVEAFELDKMRLAAMGTLRRRAKDICEQVKQAKERVEERNGPDFLLLRRQIATAETPDEEWIARYQLWRKEQIIEQSKQELEEAEATRDRRFPSGHKLSMFSQKPEDWILWEVQKWRQDIAREEEHLQSAVEQAEMFAAGLLGNEANLEYIKDNIEKRQNNLELLRKVLEMSKEDAERLCPGMEGLPVEDESANTASFHNRAYAIGCHEKAIDEIKGFMATVPIHCTKAIQLLQGEIENHREDIKRSNKWWDGHEEAIRNFEKRKEALAVMKAKQKTEG; encoded by the coding sequence atgCCCCCCAAAACGACCCTCACAATggcctccatcaccgcctcaCTCACCCCGCAGGACCTCGCCAATGCGAGCGaaatctcctccctccttctcaaaatcTACCAAACCCTCATCCACATGCAGTACCTCCCCGTAAAATCCCTCCACCCGGGCCCTCACGATCTcactcacctcctccccctgtTCGAAAAGCTCCAATTGACACCCCAAATCATCTACCTCTACACCGTCCTGCCCTACGTCTCTTCCAAAGGCCACGACTTCTACCATGGTGGGTACTTTGCCGACTTTCGCAGCAAGCGCGACGTCAAAGACGCCAGAAACACATTCTACGCCGAGGACCGCCGGGAGCAGATGCGCCCTTGGATGACGCCGCTTAGCTTGTGCTGTAACCACTCGGCCGTGCTGTTTTATGATTCCAGGCGGCATCGGATAGGCATTTTTAGTCAGTGCGATGACTGGAGTAAGGATAAGGCGCTGAGGGCGAGGCATGGGGATTCAAAGTTGGGGTTGACGCCggtggaggacttggaggtCGACTCCAATTCTGAGCCCTGtaatgaggatggggggagtgAGCGGGATAGTGATGATGAAACGAggtcgaggaagaagatgaagaaacaTTATCATCCGAGGTTGGGGTGCGGGAGCCAGGGGAGGAATGTGTGGGATGATATGCCTTCGAGGCCAGCAGGGGATGTGCTGAGGGATATACTCACGGAGTATGAgactttggaggaggtgccgtGGGTGTATGAGCATGGGTCGAGCCGAGACTGGCCGACGGGGGTGAAGCAGTTGTTCTTCAAGTATGGGTGGCCGGGCAAAGAATTTGCGAACAATGTCGAGGCGTTTGAGCTGGACAAGATGCGGCTTGCGGCAATGGGGACTCTCAGGAGGCGCGCGAAGGACATATGTGAGCAGGTCAAGCAAGCGAAGGaaagggtggaggagaggaatgGGCCCGACTTTCTGCTTTTGAGGCGACAGATTGCTACGGCCGAGACACCAGACGAAGAATGGATCGCGAGGTATCAACTTTGGCGGAAGGAGCAAATCATCGAGCAATCAAAAcaggagctggaagaggcagaggcaaCGAGGGACCGGCGGTTTCCATCTGGGCACAAGCTTAGCATGTTTAGCCAGAAGCCGGAGGATTGGATCCTGTGGGAGGTGCAAAAATGGAGGCAGGATATTGCCCGCGAGGAGGAGCACCTCCAGTCTGCCGTggagcaggccgagatgTTCGCAGCTGGTCTCCTCGGCAATGAAGCCAATCTGGAATACATCAAAGACAACATCGAAAAAAGACAGAACAACTTGGAGCTCCTCCGCAAGGTCTTGGAAATGAGTAAGGAGGACGCGGAGAGGTTATGCCctgggatggaggggctcCCAGTCGAGGATGAAAGCGCCAACACTGCCAGCTTCCACAACCGAGCCTATGCCATCGGTTGCCATGAGAAAGCGATTGACGAGATAAAAGGCTTCATGGCTACCGTGCCGATACATTGTACCAAAGCAATACAGCTTCTGCAGGGAGAGATTGAAAATCACCGCGAGGACATCAAACGCAGCAATAAATGGTGGGACGGACACGAAGAAGCCATAAGGAATTTCgaaaagaggaaggaggcccTTGCTGTCATGAAGGCCAAGCAGAAGACGGAAGGTTGA
- a CDS encoding hypothetical protein (COG:S; EggNog:ENOG503P1U2), with protein sequence MPEFLNKNMPYHGVTPHLVPFLPYIEKTDDSPLDGAWRPADSLSRPIDVAVIEGWLGECDGSHWCHSQSRKQRSKPAWVVDVKRRCVVAYKKGEYVALSYVWGPNCDTGSICLVKGNLEQLRQVGGLDKVGGLPRTIADAVRLVGELGVGYLWVDRLCIVQDDLKEKGRQLVGMAGIYEGAYFTLVAAQSADASGPLSSRPLQRSRKGSWWGALLTLAPGVGLIGKRKEEGDMPWRRPVNNREVMNSHSIDLLRTVWFQRGWTFQEYLFSRRRVVFHNNTVNWECLCVSLHEHQQRLSYIPTNKLLFSRLDHWPSFHRFARLSALFAPRFLTFAEDVHDAFSGAGNHFAATFPGGLISGLPGGCFFDAALLWQPYSPMEKRHPSNQVRMGEEVLPSWSWLTYRGNVQSESWAAGWSYLATSQHEGGWQVFPTVHWEHSETKDSPRHPASSLETRTHIPDSEDWKESDGHYTHPSIPDTVFSRPIPLPRPHQPQPAVAQRSRYLHCTSKHTTWTLHPKAYHAFAGNCAILALLDQSGNLAGHLRLNTSESDIRHHIPTNPVDLIELSRGQVELQPHSPGSAQTEKEERLDMLQRDLSFPFPVPLMEELKARKAKEKELVLHPLADVFDEWSLPLWPEARNKSVYEFYNVMWIKWLDEGETVAERVAVGRIEKGAWEGRETVVRAVIIA encoded by the exons ATGCCCGAGTTCCTAAACAAAAACATGCCCTACCACGGTGTGACCCCTCACCTGGTCCCCTTCCTGCCCTACATTGAAAAGACGGACGATTCCCCGCTTGACGGGGCATGGAGGCCGGCGGATTCGCTGTCGAGACCGATAGATGTTGCCGTGATTGAAGGATGGCTGGGGGAGTGTGACGGGAGTCATTGGTGTCATTCCCAGAGTCGGAAACAGAGATCGAAACCtgcttgggtggtggatgttaAACGGAGGTGTGTTGTTGCTTATAAGAAGGGGGAGTATGTAGCGCTGAGCTATGTGTGGGGTCCAAACTGTGACACTGGGTCGATTTGTTTGGTTAAGGGGAATTTGGAGCAGTTGAGAcaggttggggggttggataAGGTGGGAGGGTTGCCGAGGACGATAGCTGATGCGGTGAGGCTtgttggggagttgggggtgggataTCTCTGGGTGGACAGGTTGTGTATTGTGCAGGATGATTtaaaggagaaggggaggcagTTGGTGGGTATGGCGGGGATTTATGAGGGTGCGTATTTTACACTTGTTGCGGCGCAGAGCGCGGATGCTAGTGGACCGCTTAGTTCGAGGCCTTTGCAGAGGAGTAGAAAGGGGTCATGGTGGGGGGCGTTGTTGACGTTGGCGCCTGGGGTGGGGTTGATTGGAAagagaaaggaggagggagatatGCCTTGGAGACGGCCGGTGAATAATAGGGAGGTAATGAACTCTCATTCTATTGACTTGTTGCGGACGGTGTGGTTCCAGAGGGGGTGGACCTTCCAGGAGTACTTGTTCagtaggaggagggtggtgtttcaTAACAATACGGTGAACTG GGAATGCCTGTGTGTGTCTTTGCATGAACATCAACAGCGTCTGAGCTACATTCCAACCAACAAACTTCTTTTCTCAAGGCTAGACCATTGGCCCAGCTTTCATCGCTTTGCTCGGCTCTCAGCACTTTTTGCCCCAAGATTCTTAACATTCGCTGAAGATGTCCATGACGCTTTTTCTGGTGCGGGAAATCATTTCGCAGCAACATTCCCCGGCGGATTGATCAGTGGTTTACCCGGGGGCTGTTTCTTTGATGCTGCTCTTTTATGGCAACCCTATTCGCCAATGGAGAAACGCCATCCTTCGAACCAGGTCCGAATGGGAGAAGAGGTATTACCGTCTTGGAGCTGGCTGACCTATCGAGGTAATGTACAAAGCGAGAGCTGGGCAGCAGGCTGGAGCTACCTTGCTACTTCGCAACATGAGGGTGGATGGCAAGTGTTTCCAACAGTTCACTGGGAACACTCTGAAACAAAGGACAGTCCTCGGCATCCCGCTTCTTCCCTCGAGACTCGTACACATATCCCTGATAGCGAAGATTGGAAAGAGTCAGACGGCCATTATACCCACCCATCTATACCCGACACCGTTTTCTCCCGCCcaatcccccttccccgtcctcaccagccacaaCCAGCCGTCGCCCAACGATCACGCTACCTTCACTGCACATCCAAACACACCACCTggaccctccaccccaaagcCTACCACGCTTTCGCAGGTAACTGCGCCATCCTTGCCCTTCTAGACCAGTCAGGAAACCTCGCCGGACATCTCAGACTCAACACTTCGGAATCAGACATCcgccaccacatccccaccaaccccgtcgACCTCATCGAGCTCTCGAGAGGACAAGTGGAGCTGCAGCCTCACTCACCCGGGTCTGCTCAAACCGAAAAGGAAGAACGCCTCGATATGCTCCAGCGAGACTTGAGCTTCCCTTTCCCGGTGCCGTTGATGGAAGAGTTGAAAGCGCGCAAGgcaaaagagaaggagctggTGCTGCATCCCCTTGCTGATGTGTTTGATGAGTGGTCACTTCCGCTTTGGCCAGAGGCGAGGAACAAGAGTGTTTATGAGTTTTATAATGTCATGTGGATCAAGTGGTTAGATGAGGGGGAAACTGTGGCGGAGAGAGTGGCTGTTGGGAGGATAGAGAAAGGGGcttgggagggaagagagacTGTGGTGAGGGCCGTAATTATTGCTTAG
- a CDS encoding hypothetical protein (COG:S; EggNog:ENOG503NX4I), with amino-acid sequence MPYTDHDDDPAGFGSGDDQRQDKGKHLATDKTDTNEQQCDFDEPGIAPSLNESLSAPTATDTDNDSIEPDRWTDDEGYAESTSTRYLSSIASDIRRGVEENGRLYAAYGMHKQWLPIDDEELDRNDLQHYKFTLLLGNRLFICPVPSDPQKILDLGTGSGIWAIEVADMFPSAEVIGVDLAPTQPNLIPPNLSFEIDDIENDWLWGENKFDFIHARELIMAIRDWPRLFRQAKRALKPGAYLQLGASVPLFSSDDDTLPKDSAYLETAQIFFDMSAKVGVSGMEPLSWTKYLEEEGYEDIVQKMYKIPTNPWPKDERLKRIGALELTHYRDGIMNVFARGYKDILGGDETYFQVLMARARNEVVDRNMHSWVPYSYVVYAKKPGTSS; translated from the exons ATGCCCTACACAGATCATGACGACGACCCAGCCGGCTTCGGCTCCGGCGACGATCAACGTCAAGACAAGGGCAAGCACCTCGCGACAGACAAGACCGATACCAACGAACAACAGTGCGACTTTGACGAGCCCGGCATTGCGCCCTCGCTCAATGAGAGTCTTTCGGCACCCACTGCCACCGACACCGATAACGACAGCATCGAGCCCGACCGGTGGACAGACGATGAGGGATATGCGGAATCAACATCGACACGGTATTTGAGCTCCATCGCATCTGACATTCGGCGCGGCGTTGAGGAAAATGGGAGGCTTTATGCTGCATACGGCATGCACAAACAATGGCTTCCCattgacgatgaggag CTGGACCGCAATGATCTCCAACACTACAagttcaccctcctccttggcaacCGCCTATTCATTTGCCCCGTGCCTTCTGACCCGCAGAAGATTCTCGACCTTGGCACGGGCTCTGGCATCTGGGCCATCGAGGTGGCAGACATGTTTCCGTCGGCCGAGGTCATCGGCGTCGATCTCGCGCCTACCCAACCGAACCtcatccctcccaacctcagTTTTGAGATCGACGACATCGAGAACGACTGGCTTTGGGGGGAGAACAAGTTTGACTTCATCCACGCAAGGGAACTAATCATGGCCATCCGGGACTGGCCGAGGCTCTTTCGCCAGGCCAAGAGGGCGCTCAAGCCGGGGGCATACCTCCAGCTTGGCGCATCCGTCCCACTGTTCTCATCCGACGATGACACTCTGCCCAAGGATAGCGCCTACCTGGAGACGGCGCAGATCTTTTTCGACATGTCCGCCAAGGTCGGTGTCTCAGGGATGGAGCCTTTGAGCTGGACGAAGTatctggaagaggagggataCGAGGATATTGTGCAAAAGATGTACAAGATTCCAACCAACCCCTGGCCAAAGGATGAGAGACTCAAGAGGATTGGCGCCCTGGAGTTGACACACTACAGGGATGGCATCATGAATGTCTTTGCACGGGGCTACAAGGACATCCTTGGCGGTGATGAGACTTACTTTCAGGTCTTGATGGCCAGGGCAAGAAATGAAGTGGTGGACCGCAACATGCACAGTTGGGTACCCTA TAGCTATGTTGTTTATGCCAAGAAACCGGGCACTTCGTCATGA
- a CDS encoding hypothetical protein (EggNog:ENOG503PEKB; COG:S) encodes MDAARHDVNQPLDPSRKEIRLLRIVGEVEGRLNCHLDTVALVQDVSSFTALSHLQAEFRDRDPATLRLWADGIGIDQSDNAERASQVQLWPPSTHQPNSPSAGRAQLTRIVWPRHRKHHLVCRVAFARFALLVSDIDLSGSGARRPLVAACPLAVTPYSMLETIADAVRQIDRWCCGHAPSFFHRWIWRTIFKTPPRREKVYTIQHARNRRLTFADTSQQPGPTENARMTVYDLAYGAAKLQATNEKDYVNGMLGVTGLAINPDCTHDKPQYGPWTEWVRTWTRLPVPNTPDPQFL; translated from the exons ATGGATGCCGCCCGCCACGACGTCAACCAGCCTCTTGACCCCTCTCGAAAGGAAATACGGCTCTTGAGGAttgtgggtgaggttgaaggcCGACTCAATTGCCACCTCGACACAGTTGCCTTGGTCCAAGATGTGTCTTCGTTCACTGCATTGTCCCAT CTGCAAGCCGAATTTCGCGACAGGGACCCCGCCACGCTCCGGCTGTGGGCTGATGGCATCGGCATCGACCAAAGTGATAATGCCGAACGCGCCTCACAGGTTCAACTGTGGCCACCCTCTACGCATCAGCCGAACTCGCCATCGGCTGGTAGGGCACAACTGACCCGGATCGTGTGGCCAAGGCACAGGAAACACCATTTGGTCTGCCGTGTGGCTTTTGCTCGATTTGCCTTATTGGTATCGGATATCGATCTTTCAGGAAGCGGTGCTCGCAGACCGCTTGTTGCTGCCTGCCCGCTTGCAGTTACACCATACTCAATGCTGGAAACCATTGCCGATGCTGTCCGCCAAATTGATCGGTGGTGCTGCGGTCATGCCCCGAGCTTCTTCCACCGGTGGATTTGGAGGACCATCTTCAAGACTCCACCCCGTCGGGAGAAGGTATACACCATCCAACACGCACGAAACAGGAGGCTTACCTTTGCCGACACCTCACAACAACCAGGCCCAACCGAGAACGCAAGAATGACAGTCTATGACCTTGCCTACGGCGCTGCGAAGCTCCAGGCCACAAATGAGAAAGACTATGTCAACGGCATGCTTGGTGTAACCGGCCTGGCTATCAACCCGGATTGCACGCATGACAAGCCACAGTATGGCCCATGGACGGAATGGGTAAGGACATGGACAAGACTACCAGTCCCAAACACACCAGACCCCCAGTTTCTGTGA
- a CDS encoding hypothetical protein (EggNog:ENOG503PQMU), with amino-acid sequence MFASHVIGMLLAAASVKAIPASFEGLITADITWTGRVVANGSMVNFTGPSLQAIEQSIASVYPGFTWATAPQPNDDFSLSSRNIDDTQDVPTPSLLKCWDGGVGDADASHITEGINYLQSVPGYCSNDAGAANCGQISCSYNSAIMWCNNNRRTYTTHCKSLAKYATAIVRGCQHETRDSAHETIWTRGIQGDELGISVIAAKPAVDC; translated from the exons ATGTTCGCCTCTCATGTCATCGggatgctgctggctgcGGCCTCAGTCAAG GCCATTCCTGCTTCATTTGAAGGCTTGATCACCGCCGATATCACCTGGACCGGCCGGGTCGTCGCCAATGGCTCCATGGTCAACTTCACTGGCCCCTCTCTCCAGGCCATCGAGCAGAGCATTGCTTCTGTCTATCCCGGCTTTACTTGGGCTACTGCTCCCCAGCCTAACGACGATTTTTCTCTGAGCAGCCGTAACATTGATGACACCCAAGATGTCCCCACCCCTTCG TTGCTCAAGTGTTgggatggaggtgttggtgatgccgaTGCCTCCCACATCACTGAGGGCATCAATTACCTCCAGAGCGTCCCTGGATACTGCTCGAATGATGCCGGCGCCGCCAACTGCGGACAGATCAGTTGCAGCTACAACAGCGCCATCATGTggtgcaacaacaacaggcgtACCTACACCACGCACTGCAAGAGCCTTGCCAAGTATGCCACAGCTATTGTCAGGGGGTGCCAGCATGAGACGCGTGATTCGGCGCATGAGACCATCTGGACCCGCGGCATCCAGGGAGATGAGCTTGGGATTAGCGTCATTGCCGCGAAGCCAGCGGTTGATTGCtga
- a CDS encoding hypothetical protein (EggNog:ENOG503NZ9I; COG:S; CAZy:CE5) → MWPSPKNAFLLLLAHSLVVSGSPIDVEEAEAAVLAKRQCPQIHVFGARETTVAPGFGTAGQVVNLILQAFPGATSEAIQYPACGGQASCGGVQYGESARQGTNAVATAVNNFHTRCPNTQIVLVGYSQGGQIMDNAVCGGPDAGSNINTTTPPISASALNQVKAAIFMGSPRYVAGLSYNVGTCQAQGFAARARGYVCGSNSASKIQNYCDSVDPYCCTGNDQQAHQAYGTKYGQQALTFVRARLNQSGGGTTPTNPTTPVTPQPTQPSNPGGNCAALWGQCGGSGWNGPTCCSQGTCRASNQWYSQCLN, encoded by the exons ATGTGGCCATCACCAAAGAACGcctttctcctcctgctcgccCACTCCCTGGTCGTCAGTGGTTCCCCTATTGACgttgaggaagccgaggcgGCTGTTCTCGCCAAGCGCCAATGTCCCCAGATCCACGTCTTCGGTGCCCGTGAGACCACTGTCGCTCCCGGCTTCGGCACCGCCGGTCAGGTTGTCAACCTCATTCTACAGGCCTTCCCCGGTGCCACCAGCGAGGCGATCCAGTATCCTGCCTGCGGCGGTCAGGCCAGCTGCGGCGGTGTACAGTATGGCGAGTCTGCTCGTCAAGGCACCAACGCCGTCGCCACGGCTGTGAACAACTTCCACACCCGCTGCCCCAACACTCAGATTGTCTTGGTTGGCTACTCCCAAGGTGGTCAGATCATGGACAACGCCGTCTGCGGTGGGCCGGATGCTggctccaacatcaacaccaccacccctcccatctccGCCAGCGCGCTCAACCAGGTCAAGGCGGCCATCTTTATGGGCTCTCCCAGATATGTTGCTGGTCTTTCTTACAACGTCGGCACATGCCAAGCTCAGGGT TTCGCCGCCCGCGCCCGCGGCTACGTCTGTGGCTCCAACTCGGCCAGCAAGATCCAAAACTACTGCGACAGCGTCGACCCCTACTGCTGCACCGGCAATGACCAGCAGGCTCACCAGGCCTACGGCACCAAGTACGGACAGCAAGCCCTCACCTTTGTCCGCGCGAGGCTGAACCAgtccggcggcggcaccactcccaccaaccCTACCACTCCTGTCACGCCTCAGCCCACTCAACCCAGCAACCCGGGCGGCAACTGCGCGGCTCTTTGGGGACAGTGCGGTGGCAGTGGGTGGAACGGGCCAACGTGCTGCAGCCAGGGGACGTGCCGTGCTTCTAACCAGTGGTATTCCCAGTGCTTGAACTAG
- a CDS encoding hypothetical protein (COG:S; EggNog:ENOG503P1B3), whose translation MALPTKQEVQDLVKQLTEAANAYDDSASLAGHLARTDIIARAKDLQRALITADQTPAYHGLNMAELIAARTFIKIGALDAIPETGTISLHGLSKATGAQESLLGLFIRFDSLDLVV comes from the exons ATGGCTTTACCCACCAAGCAAGAGGTCCAGGATCTCGTCAAACAGCTGACTGAAGCTGCCAACGCCTATGATGATTCCGCCAGTCTTGCCGGCCATCTCGCCCGCACCGACATTATCGCAAGGGCGAAGGACCTCCAGCGTGCCTTGATCACTGCCGATCAGACACCTGCCTATCATGGCCTAAAC ATGGCCGAGTTGATTGCTGCCCGCACGTTCATCAAGATTGGAGCTCTCGACGCCATCCCCGAGACGGGAACCATTTCCCTCCACGGTCTCTCCAAGGCCACCGGAGCCCAAGAATCTCTCCTCGGTTTGTTTATCAGATTCGACAGCCTCGACCTTGTTGTGTGA
- a CDS encoding hypothetical protein (EggNog:ENOG503PMQG) → MKSILLLLSSISLAASACAQGKDYFFHYVAGNSVINGQRLRGNFSIPYVSPGVSHAPYNPSDHFNRIHLNTSLTSTAPKVLLVVPTNPHPPPVPGYYGLSNAEGFDSAYRLVYSYRPEEAGNGFVYRNWRTNGNLLRFDIGGASDDGYRWIAVREVTQAGNERWVPWWVKPTVANFATLEGWEYDIAELELVEATGPVNSLAPGGVQE, encoded by the coding sequence ATGAAATCAatactcctccttctctcctccatctccctagCCGCTTCAGCCTGCGCCCAAGGAAAGGACTACTTCTTCCACTATGTGGCCGGCAACTCTGTGATTAACGGCCAGCGCCTCCGCGGCAACTTCTCCATCCCATATGTTTCTCCTGGCGTCTCTCACGCGCCGTACAACCCATCCGACCACTTCAACCGCATCCATCTGAACACTTCCCTCACATCAACGGCACCCAAGGTGCTCCTGGTTGTGCCgaccaacccccatcctcctcctgtaCCTGGATACTATGGCTTGTCCAATGCGGAAGGTTTTGATTCGGCCTATCGGCTGGTGTACTCTTATcggccggaggaggcgggcAACGGCTTTGTGTACCGGAATTGGAGGACGAATGGGAATCTCCTGAGGTTTGACATTGGTGGTGCGAGTGATGATGGATATCGGTGGATTGCTGTCCGGGAGGTGACACAGGCCGGGAATGAGAGATGGGTGCCATGGTGGGTGAAGCCGACGGTGGCGAACTTTGCGACTTTGGAGGGTTGGGAGTACGATATTGCCgagctggagttggtggaggcgACGGGGCCGGTCAACTCACTTGCGCCTGGGGGGGTGCAGGAGTAG
- a CDS encoding hypothetical protein (COG:S; EggNog:ENOG503P1B3) — MAERDARILVATGFLLQPSATTLAYGHSKFSLVYRAGSPAGYFFLALYDQYLKHAYNFDDYLEAHGQVSAAREPDDPLHNPCTWNAKQDGVSVWQIMAQNPEKLDQFQKGLAGIDVAVPPVGHFDFSLLKNSDEENAAGIKELVDVGGGHGVVLSKILAAHPDLGARNTVLQERKDICALATEHLPEGAVAMEHDFTMEQPVKGAKGYFFRMIMHDYSDAVASGILKQIVPAMNSQSRVLVCDMILPQKVGEADFAAAVMDHAVMTMGGKERTEEGFRKIFDAAGLELVKVWRAPGVPGGVVEGRLRAN; from the exons ATGGCAGAGCGCGATGCCCGTATCCTCGTGGCCACTGGCTTTCTGCTCCAGCCTTCTGCCACCACCCTTGCCTACGGTCACAGCAAGTTCAGCCTCGTCTACCGCGCTGGCTCGCCGGCCGGTTACTTCTTCCTTGCCCTCTATGACCAGTACCTCAAGCATGCCTACAACTTTGACGACTATCTCGAGGCGCACGGCCAGGTCTCTGCGGCCCGCGAACCCGATGATCCCCTTCACAACCCCTGCACCTGGAACGCAAAGCAGGATGGTGTGTCTGTCTGGCAGATCATGGCTCAGAACCCGGAGAAGCTGGACCAGTTCCAAAAGGGATTGGCCGGCATTGATGTTGCCGTCCCACCCGTGGGTCATTTTGACTTTTCATTGTTGAAAAacagcgacgaggagaatGCTGCGGGGATCAaggagctggttgatgtAGGGGGTGGCCATGGAGTGGTTTTGTCCAAGATTCTCGCTGCTCATCCAGACTTGGGTGCCAGGAACACAGTGTTGCAGGAACGGAAGGACATTTGTGCTCTGGCCACTGAACATCTGCCCGAGGGAGCAGTGGCGATGGAACATGATTTTACAATGGAACAGCCTGTGAAAG GAGCGAAGGGCTATTTCTTCCGGATGATCATGCATGACTATTCCGACGCCGTTGCCTCAGGGATTCTGAAGCAGATCGTACCTGCCATGAACAGCCAGTCCAGGGTCCTGGTCTGTGATATGATCTTGCCGCAAAAGGTTGGCGAGGCCGACTTTGCAGCAGCCGTAATGGATCATGCCGTTATGACCATGGGTGGCAAGGAAAGAACTGAGGAAGGCTTCAGAAAGATCTTTGACGCTGCTGGACTGGAGTTGGTCAAGGTTTGGAGGGCCCCGGGCGTTCccggtggtgtggttgagggaAGGCTGAGGGCTAACTGA